In Parasegetibacter sp. NRK P23, a single genomic region encodes these proteins:
- the uvrB gene encoding excinuclease ABC subunit UvrB yields MPFKIHSPYTPAGDQPTAIQQLTEGIDNGEKFQTLLGVTGSGKTFTMANVIQNVQKPTLVLTHNKTLVAQLYGEFKQFFPDNAVGYFVSYYDYYQPEAYIPVSDTYIEKDLAINEELDKLRLQATSQLLSGRRDIIIVASVSCIYGMGNPTDYENGIIRIHQGQVLSRQGFLHALVNSLYHRTTTEFTRGTFRVKGDTVDINLPYVDFGYRISFFGDEIEEIESFDTETGKRIGKMDNAAIFPANLYLAPKDILQQVLNEIQDELAAQVEYYKNSGKYIEAQRLSERVNYDLEMIRELGYCNGVENYSRFFDRRAPGTRPFCLLDYFPNDFLCVIDESHQTIPQVSGMYGGDRSRKLNLVDFGFRLPSALDNRPLNFYEFESLLNQVVFVSATPGDYELEKTEGIVVEQVVRPTGLLDPPIEVRPSTNQIDDLLDEIDKRVKKGDRVLVTTLTKRMAEEMDKYLHRINIKSKYIHSEVDTLDRVEILRQLRLGEIDVLVGVNLLREGLDLPEVSLVAILDADKEGFLRNEKSLTQTAGRAARNVDGLVIFYADKMTESMQRTIDETTRRREKQIAYNLEHGITPRTVVKSKEQVFAQTSVLDIKGFDPDSKYAVMETKPILAAEEEGVYQTVPQMEKAIKEVKKAMEKAARDLDFMEAARLRDEMFAMQKQLEMMKTTS; encoded by the coding sequence ATGCCATTCAAAATCCATTCACCATATACGCCGGCGGGCGACCAGCCCACGGCCATTCAGCAATTAACAGAAGGAATAGACAACGGAGAGAAGTTTCAGACGTTACTCGGGGTAACCGGATCGGGGAAAACATTCACCATGGCGAATGTGATCCAGAACGTGCAGAAACCAACATTGGTGCTCACCCACAACAAAACCCTGGTGGCCCAGTTGTACGGTGAGTTCAAACAGTTTTTCCCCGATAACGCGGTAGGTTATTTCGTTTCTTACTACGATTATTACCAGCCCGAAGCATACATCCCCGTAAGTGATACTTATATTGAAAAGGACCTTGCCATCAATGAAGAACTGGACAAACTCAGGCTTCAGGCCACCTCCCAACTGCTCAGCGGCAGGAGGGATATTATTATCGTGGCGAGCGTAAGCTGTATTTATGGTATGGGTAACCCCACGGATTACGAAAACGGGATCATCCGTATTCACCAGGGACAAGTACTGAGCAGACAGGGTTTTTTACACGCATTGGTGAACTCGTTGTACCACCGTACCACAACGGAATTTACACGGGGCACCTTCAGGGTAAAAGGCGATACGGTAGACATTAACCTGCCGTATGTGGATTTCGGCTACCGCATCAGTTTTTTCGGCGATGAAATCGAAGAGATAGAAAGTTTTGATACCGAAACCGGGAAACGCATCGGGAAAATGGACAACGCGGCCATTTTCCCCGCAAACCTTTACCTGGCCCCGAAAGATATTCTGCAGCAGGTGCTCAACGAAATCCAGGATGAACTGGCGGCACAGGTGGAGTACTACAAAAATTCAGGGAAATATATTGAAGCGCAGAGACTGAGTGAAAGAGTGAACTACGACCTGGAAATGATCCGCGAACTGGGCTATTGCAATGGCGTGGAAAACTATTCCCGCTTCTTCGACCGGCGTGCACCGGGAACAAGGCCCTTCTGCCTGCTGGATTATTTTCCCAACGATTTTCTTTGTGTGATCGATGAGAGCCACCAGACCATTCCCCAGGTGAGTGGGATGTATGGCGGCGACCGGAGCCGTAAACTGAACCTCGTGGATTTCGGCTTCCGTTTGCCCTCCGCATTAGACAACAGGCCACTGAACTTCTATGAATTCGAATCCCTGCTCAACCAGGTGGTATTCGTTTCCGCCACGCCCGGTGATTACGAACTGGAAAAAACCGAGGGTATCGTGGTGGAACAGGTGGTGCGTCCAACCGGGTTATTGGATCCGCCCATTGAAGTGCGCCCCAGCACCAACCAGATTGATGACCTCCTCGACGAAATCGATAAGCGGGTGAAAAAAGGCGACCGCGTGTTGGTAACCACACTCACCAAACGCATGGCCGAAGAAATGGACAAATACCTGCACCGCATCAACATCAAATCGAAATACATCCACAGCGAAGTGGATACACTGGACCGGGTGGAAATTCTCCGGCAACTGCGTTTAGGGGAAATTGATGTGCTCGTGGGCGTGAATTTGCTGAGAGAGGGACTCGATCTTCCCGAAGTATCGCTCGTGGCCATACTGGATGCGGATAAGGAAGGGTTTCTCCGGAACGAAAAATCACTTACCCAAACCGCTGGCCGTGCGGCAAGAAACGTTGATGGTCTTGTGATTTTCTATGCGGATAAAATGACGGAAAGTATGCAGCGCACCATCGATGAAACCACACGCCGGCGCGAAAAACAGATCGCTTATAACCTGGAGCACGGCATCACACCAAGAACCGTGGTGAAATCGAAGGAACAGGTGTTTGCTCAGACATCCGTGCTGGACATCAAAGGATTTGATCCCGATTCAAAATATGCGGTGATGGAAACCAAACCCATACTCGCCGCCGAAGAAGAAGGCGTTTACCAGACCGTTCCTCAAATGGAAAAAGCCATCAAAGAAGTGAAGAAGGCCATGGAAAAAGCCGCGCGGGACCTGGATTTCATGGAAGCGGCAAGGTTGCGCGATGAAATGTTCGCCATGCAGAAACAATTGGAAATGATGAAAACAACATCGTAA
- a CDS encoding DUF4136 domain-containing protein, translating to MTKNTLFYAGIGALLALTGCRKDPLNNLTSEESRVYITNRDASAQFSSYGTYSLVDSIAVISANGQFKQRTSADADLLNTIETEMNKRGYRRVERTENPDLGLNVSKIDVSVTSIVPDYYPGYWSMYDAYWDPFYWGYGGYNYFFPTFYNVFNTQVSSISIDMIDLENAATSNNQLKVIWNAQLEGDNILAPAAARLAVVSAFDQSAYLGTNP from the coding sequence ATGACAAAAAACACGCTATTCTACGCGGGCATCGGTGCCTTACTCGCACTTACAGGTTGCCGGAAAGACCCGCTCAATAACCTGACCAGTGAGGAATCACGGGTGTATATTACGAACCGCGACGCCTCGGCGCAATTTAGTTCTTACGGCACTTACAGCCTGGTAGACTCCATTGCGGTGATTTCCGCCAACGGACAGTTTAAACAACGGACTTCGGCAGATGCGGACCTCCTCAATACCATAGAAACGGAGATGAACAAAAGAGGTTACCGGAGAGTGGAAAGAACCGAGAATCCCGATCTGGGGTTGAACGTTTCCAAAATCGACGTTTCCGTTACCAGCATCGTTCCCGATTATTACCCCGGCTACTGGAGTATGTATGATGCGTATTGGGATCCATTTTACTGGGGTTATGGCGGGTACAACTATTTCTTCCCGACCTTCTATAATGTGTTCAATACGCAGGTTTCTTCCATCAGTATCGACATGATCGACCTGGAAAACGCGGCCACCAGTAACAACCAGTTGAAAGTGATCTGGAACGCTCAGTTGGAGGGCGATAACATACTTGCCCCGGCAGCGGCCAGGTTGGCCGTGGTTTCGGCTTTTGATCAGTCTGCCTACCTTGGTACGAATCCTTAA
- a CDS encoding outer membrane beta-barrel protein — MNRLAIIIMAISGLAFPSISAKAQEKMRLKIQYSPSQPLGGMKNYIDKTSMNGWGAALDRTINTNWHAGLQVGFQDHYKKLPRQLYVDGEQTVSAVQTRSIQVVPVQLYGSYYWGEEGKIRPYATLAAGGGFVRNDLFWGQFNSRDNGFVFTASPGAGVSLPIGRYKSSMLQFGIQYNYVPYRYEDVENLNTLQANVGIAFPLR, encoded by the coding sequence ATGAACAGATTAGCAATAATTATAATGGCGATTTCCGGACTGGCATTCCCATCCATTTCCGCAAAAGCACAGGAAAAAATGAGACTTAAAATACAATATAGTCCAAGCCAGCCTTTGGGCGGCATGAAAAACTATATCGATAAAACGAGTATGAACGGATGGGGCGCCGCACTGGACCGTACCATCAATACCAACTGGCACGCCGGTTTACAGGTTGGCTTCCAGGATCATTATAAAAAACTACCCCGCCAGCTTTATGTGGATGGAGAGCAAACGGTTTCCGCGGTACAAACCCGCAGCATCCAGGTGGTACCCGTTCAATTGTACGGCAGCTACTATTGGGGAGAGGAAGGAAAGATAAGGCCCTATGCCACCCTCGCCGCAGGCGGTGGTTTTGTGCGGAACGACCTGTTTTGGGGGCAGTTCAATTCCCGCGACAACGGATTTGTATTTACGGCCAGCCCGGGAGCCGGGGTATCCCTTCCCATCGGCAGGTATAAAAGTTCCATGCTCCAGTTCGGAATACAATATAACTACGTACCTTACCGTTATGAAGACGTGGAGAACCTGAATACCCTGCAGGCAAATGTAGGGATCGCCTTTCCACTTCGTTAA
- a CDS encoding DUF1080 domain-containing protein, whose translation MKRIASITCLALAFSAAQAQTDPKATEVWQDVKLVTPGKGTAAPSDAIVLFGGNALDQWSAKAGGPAQWTVNADGSFTVAPGKGDIQTKQAFGDCQLHVEWKSPAVVKGEGQGRGNSGIFLMGLYEVQVLDSYNNKTYANGQATSIYKQHIPLANATLPPTEWQVYDIFFTAPRFSASGTLEKPAYVTVVHNGILVQNHVEIKGETVYIGKPAYKAHGNAPIALQDHGNPVSFRNIWIRNL comes from the coding sequence ATGAAAAGAATAGCAAGCATCACCTGTCTCGCGCTGGCGTTTTCCGCCGCACAGGCACAAACTGACCCGAAGGCCACGGAAGTGTGGCAGGATGTTAAACTGGTAACTCCTGGCAAAGGCACCGCGGCTCCTTCCGACGCCATCGTGCTTTTCGGTGGAAACGCTCTTGACCAATGGAGCGCCAAAGCCGGAGGACCCGCGCAATGGACCGTCAACGCGGATGGTTCTTTCACCGTAGCCCCGGGAAAGGGAGACATTCAAACCAAACAGGCTTTCGGCGACTGCCAATTGCACGTAGAGTGGAAAAGCCCCGCGGTTGTAAAAGGTGAAGGACAGGGCCGCGGCAACAGCGGGATATTCCTCATGGGCTTGTACGAGGTACAGGTGCTGGATTCCTATAACAACAAAACCTATGCGAACGGACAGGCTACGAGCATTTACAAACAACATATTCCCTTAGCCAATGCTACTTTGCCGCCAACAGAATGGCAGGTGTACGACATCTTTTTCACCGCACCGCGTTTTTCCGCCAGCGGAACCCTGGAAAAACCCGCTTATGTTACAGTGGTGCATAATGGCATCCTCGTGCAAAATCACGTGGAAATAAAGGGAGAAACGGTGTATATCGGAAAGCCCGCTTACAAAGCGCATGGCAACGCGCCCATCGCATTACAGGACCACGGTAACCCCGTAAGTTTCCGGAACATCTGGATCAGGAACCTGTAA
- a CDS encoding ThuA domain-containing protein, translating to MKKAFFPVLSLIFLIAACGTSKSQLKSQPKVLVFSKTAGFRHESIPDGIKAIRALGDSNRFGVEATEDAAMFHPDTLKRFAAIIFLSPTGDVLNEGQQNALQQYIRNGGGYAGIHAATDCEYEWSWYGQMAGAYFNSHPHQQKAKIVVTDRKHISTAHLPEIWERKDEWYDYKTFNPSVKILMKLDESSYKGGRMGKEHPIAWYHEFEGGRVWYTGLGHTKESYTEPAFLKHILGGIQYAMGK from the coding sequence ATGAAAAAAGCATTCTTCCCTGTTCTGTCCCTGATCTTTCTGATCGCAGCCTGCGGTACATCGAAGTCGCAGCTCAAATCTCAACCCAAAGTATTGGTCTTCTCAAAAACAGCGGGTTTCCGCCATGAGAGTATTCCCGATGGCATCAAAGCGATCCGTGCGTTGGGCGACAGCAACCGCTTCGGGGTAGAAGCTACGGAAGACGCGGCCATGTTCCATCCTGATACATTAAAACGTTTCGCGGCCATTATTTTTCTTTCTCCCACGGGAGACGTGCTGAATGAAGGACAGCAGAACGCGTTGCAGCAGTACATCAGGAACGGGGGCGGCTATGCGGGCATCCACGCGGCCACGGATTGTGAATATGAATGGAGCTGGTACGGACAAATGGCTGGCGCGTATTTCAACTCCCATCCCCATCAGCAAAAAGCAAAGATTGTTGTTACCGACCGCAAACATATTTCCACCGCGCATCTCCCCGAAATATGGGAAAGAAAAGACGAATGGTATGATTATAAAACATTCAATCCATCCGTTAAAATACTGATGAAGCTGGATGAAAGTTCTTACAAAGGCGGCCGCATGGGGAAGGAGCACCCGATTGCCTGGTACCATGAATTTGAGGGCGGAAGAGTATGGTACACCGGTCTGGGGCACACGAAAGAATCGTATACCGAACCTGCATTCCTAAAGCATATACTCGGTGGCATACAATATGCCATGGGAAAGTAA
- a CDS encoding glycerophosphodiester phosphodiesterase family protein translates to MKKAGTFAAAVLLFAACSTTKQMNKSFHFEANKTVAHRGAFKAKGLPENSIAALKEAIALRCEGSEFDVHLTADDSLVVNHDHTFFGMHIEKSTYQELLSKKLPNGEPIPTVREYLQTGMRQRSTRLVLEIKPSSVSKERGQKTAAAVAKMVEELKAQPWIVYISFDYDILKTLHRLQPGIPSQYLNGDKSPEQLKADGISGADYHFSVFQKNPKWIESAHANKIVLNAWTVNDAATMRWLLDKQFRYITTNEPELLLKEVAQTK, encoded by the coding sequence ATGAAAAAAGCAGGAACCTTTGCCGCAGCCGTTTTGCTATTTGCGGCGTGCTCCACTACAAAGCAGATGAATAAGTCATTTCATTTTGAAGCAAACAAAACAGTGGCGCACCGCGGCGCCTTCAAAGCCAAAGGACTTCCTGAGAACTCTATCGCGGCACTGAAGGAGGCCATCGCACTGCGTTGCGAAGGATCGGAGTTCGACGTGCACCTTACCGCAGATGATTCCCTCGTGGTGAACCACGATCACACTTTTTTCGGCATGCACATCGAGAAAAGTACTTACCAGGAACTTCTTTCAAAAAAACTGCCGAACGGAGAGCCCATCCCCACTGTACGGGAATACCTTCAAACCGGTATGCGGCAACGCTCCACACGTCTGGTGCTGGAAATAAAACCGTCTTCCGTCAGCAAAGAACGTGGTCAGAAAACCGCCGCCGCCGTGGCGAAAATGGTGGAAGAACTGAAGGCGCAGCCCTGGATCGTGTACATCAGTTTCGATTACGATATCCTCAAAACATTGCACCGGCTTCAGCCCGGCATTCCTTCCCAATACCTCAACGGAGATAAAAGTCCCGAACAATTAAAGGCAGATGGCATATCAGGTGCGGATTACCATTTCTCCGTTTTCCAAAAAAATCCCAAATGGATCGAAAGCGCCCACGCCAACAAGATTGTATTGAACGCATGGACCGTAAACGATGCCGCCACCATGCGCTGGCTCTTAGACAAGCAATTCAGGTATATCACCACGAATGAACCTGAACTATTATTGAAAGAAGTCGCGCAAACAAAATAA
- a CDS encoding methionine aminotransferase, with protein sequence MMFTSKLPNVGTTIFTVMSALAAEHKAVNLGQGFPDFPMEPALPELVHRAMLDGWNQYTHTNGYAPLREVLAKKIKLLYQAEVHPETMITITPGGTYAIYSAFTAVLRPGDEVIVFQPCYDSYVPNIELNGATPVFVNLEFPDYRINWEKVKEKITPRTRMIVLNSPHNPTGAVLSAEDIAALRELVAGTDILLLSDEVYEHLVYNGKQHLSMLRYPDLLARAFVCFSFGKVFHCTGWKLGYCVAPPDLMREFRKVHQFNCFSCFSPAQVALTAYFSDPWTYLGLSGFMEQKKIYFGQLMAATAFTPLASHGSYFQCFSYENISKEPAIAFAKRLTTEAGVAAIPVSAFYLDGTDDRVLRFCFAKKEETLEQAVALLQKKFPAH encoded by the coding sequence ATGATGTTTACCTCCAAACTGCCCAATGTAGGCACCACCATCTTTACCGTGATGAGCGCACTGGCAGCGGAACACAAGGCCGTGAACCTGGGACAGGGTTTTCCTGATTTTCCAATGGAACCCGCACTCCCGGAATTGGTGCACCGCGCCATGCTGGATGGCTGGAACCAATACACCCACACCAACGGATATGCGCCGTTACGGGAAGTGCTGGCGAAAAAAATAAAACTCCTTTACCAGGCGGAAGTGCATCCCGAAACCATGATCACCATTACGCCGGGCGGTACTTACGCCATCTACTCCGCCTTCACGGCGGTACTGCGTCCCGGCGATGAAGTCATCGTGTTCCAGCCCTGCTATGATAGTTATGTTCCCAATATTGAACTCAACGGCGCCACGCCGGTATTCGTTAACCTGGAGTTCCCCGATTATCGCATCAACTGGGAGAAAGTAAAAGAAAAGATTACACCCCGCACCCGCATGATCGTTCTAAATTCTCCACACAATCCAACAGGAGCGGTACTTTCAGCAGAAGATATTGCAGCGCTCCGCGAACTGGTGGCGGGAACCGATATCTTATTGCTTTCAGATGAAGTGTACGAACACCTTGTTTATAATGGGAAGCAACACCTTTCAATGCTCAGGTATCCCGATTTGCTGGCGCGCGCATTCGTTTGTTTTTCTTTCGGGAAAGTGTTCCATTGCACGGGCTGGAAGCTGGGTTATTGCGTGGCGCCGCCGGATTTAATGAGGGAGTTCCGCAAGGTGCACCAGTTCAACTGTTTCAGTTGTTTCAGTCCGGCCCAGGTTGCGCTCACAGCTTATTTTTCTGACCCATGGACATATTTGGGGCTCTCCGGTTTCATGGAGCAAAAGAAAATTTATTTCGGTCAACTCATGGCGGCAACGGCTTTCACACCCTTAGCAAGTCACGGCAGTTATTTTCAGTGCTTTTCCTACGAAAACATCAGCAAAGAACCCGCTATCGCATTCGCAAAACGGCTCACCACCGAAGCCGGTGTAGCGGCTATCCCCGTTTCCGCATTTTACCTGGACGGCACCGATGACCGGGTATTGCGCTTCTGCTTCGCGAAAAAAGAGGAGACGCTCGAGCAAGCGGTGGCCCTTCTGCAAAAGAAATTTCCCGCTCATTAG
- a CDS encoding AraC family transcriptional regulator, with product MDRPIPYFSSIDEAFRKNASIHAIKPHFELYELEQYPVQEVPEIKPFRLNAYVIGFITSGTARLTINSNEYEIKRGSLYFSSPWDIRAYNKMSDWKGFLLFFTPDYLSQFQFTENSLHEMDFFQPDAQVVLSLEEERTCQLEEWFLRIKTELNSGHPHSMKVLFHYIHILLYKCRELYQEILPLNDRQRTPVPALFLEKLNRYFTEMAASQAEGQVTIQQIADEMHLHPHYVSDLIKKQTGKTATQIIRERYVQEAKTLLRNTKMSVSEISYHLHFKDTSNFTKFFKNVAGVTPKAFREKGPGIMP from the coding sequence GTGGACCGCCCCATTCCATACTTTTCCAGCATCGACGAGGCATTCCGAAAAAATGCCAGCATCCATGCCATAAAGCCCCATTTTGAGCTTTATGAACTGGAGCAATATCCCGTACAGGAGGTACCCGAAATCAAACCGTTCCGGCTCAACGCCTATGTGATCGGCTTTATCACCAGCGGCACTGCAAGGCTTACCATCAATTCAAATGAATATGAGATCAAACGCGGAAGCCTGTATTTCTCTTCGCCCTGGGATATCCGTGCCTACAATAAAATGAGCGACTGGAAAGGCTTTCTGCTGTTCTTTACGCCCGATTATCTTTCCCAGTTCCAGTTTACCGAGAACAGTTTGCATGAAATGGATTTTTTCCAGCCCGATGCGCAGGTGGTGCTGTCGTTGGAGGAAGAAAGAACCTGCCAGCTCGAAGAATGGTTCCTGCGGATAAAAACTGAATTGAACAGCGGCCATCCCCACAGCATGAAGGTCCTGTTCCACTACATCCATATTCTGCTCTACAAATGCAGGGAACTCTACCAGGAGATCTTGCCGTTGAACGACAGGCAACGCACGCCTGTTCCCGCGCTTTTCCTCGAAAAACTCAACCGCTATTTCACCGAAATGGCGGCCAGCCAGGCGGAGGGCCAGGTCACCATCCAGCAGATTGCGGATGAAATGCACCTTCACCCGCATTATGTAAGTGATCTCATCAAAAAACAAACGGGCAAAACGGCCACGCAGATCATCCGCGAAAGGTATGTGCAGGAAGCGAAAACATTGTTGCGGAATACAAAGATGTCGGTTTCCGAAATCTCTTACCACCTGCATTTTAAGGATACCTCCAACTTCACGAAATTCTTCAAGAACGTTGCCGGGGTTACCCCGAAAGCGTTCCGGGAAAAAGGCCCGGGCATCATGCCGTAA
- a CDS encoding mannose-1-phosphate guanylyltransferase: MNKHQYVAIMAGGIGSRFWPMSRTNFPKQFLDILNTGRTLIQATYDRFAHFIPAENIFVVTAEEYVDIVKEQLPELKHDNILAEPYRKNTAPCVAYISYKLLALDPEATLICAPADHLILDNIGFNKVCIEAQGFVKEHNALVTLGIKPTHPNTGYGYIQYEMQAVSHNVYKVKTFTEKPNLELAKTFLQSGDFLWNAGIFVWMVKNLVQAFEQHLPEMHEMFFLEKENLTGTEEKNALERIYPQCTNISIDYGIMEKASNVYVIPSSFGWSDLGTWASAYDNLKKDHLANAIASQQVMVIDSARCMVHAPEDKLLVLQGLDDFIIVDTEDVLLICKKDKEQEIKEYVAEVKRNKGDRFL, translated from the coding sequence ATGAACAAGCATCAGTATGTGGCGATAATGGCAGGTGGTATAGGCAGCAGATTCTGGCCCATGAGCAGAACGAATTTCCCCAAACAATTCCTTGACATCCTCAATACCGGCCGCACGCTGATCCAGGCTACTTACGACCGCTTCGCGCATTTCATACCCGCCGAAAATATTTTCGTGGTAACAGCGGAAGAGTATGTTGATATCGTGAAGGAACAACTTCCTGAACTGAAACACGACAACATTCTCGCTGAACCATACCGGAAGAATACCGCGCCCTGCGTGGCTTATATCTCTTATAAATTACTCGCCCTCGACCCGGAAGCCACACTCATCTGCGCACCGGCCGATCACCTCATTCTCGATAACATCGGTTTCAATAAAGTGTGCATCGAGGCCCAGGGCTTCGTAAAGGAACACAACGCCCTCGTTACACTCGGCATTAAGCCCACCCACCCCAATACAGGATACGGTTATATCCAGTATGAAATGCAGGCGGTTTCGCATAACGTTTATAAGGTGAAGACCTTCACAGAAAAACCGAACCTGGAACTGGCCAAAACATTCCTCCAGAGCGGAGACTTTCTCTGGAACGCAGGCATCTTCGTGTGGATGGTGAAAAACCTTGTTCAGGCCTTTGAACAACACCTCCCGGAAATGCACGAAATGTTCTTCCTGGAAAAAGAAAACCTCACCGGCACAGAAGAAAAGAACGCGCTGGAAAGAATCTACCCCCAGTGTACCAATATCTCCATCGACTACGGTATCATGGAAAAGGCCTCGAATGTATACGTGATCCCCTCTTCCTTCGGCTGGAGTGATCTCGGTACATGGGCCAGTGCTTACGATAACCTTAAAAAGGACCACCTTGCCAACGCCATCGCCTCCCAACAGGTGATGGTCATCGACTCCGCGCGCTGCATGGTGCATGCACCGGAAGATAAACTGCTCGTTTTACAAGGCCTCGACGATTTTATTATCGTAGATACGGAGGATGTATTGCTGATCTGTAAAAAAGACAAAGAGCAGGAGATCAAGGAATATGTGGCCGAAGTAAAACGCAACAAAGGCGACAGGTTCCTCTAA
- a CDS encoding SIS domain-containing protein, whose product MNIRETALNTIDLEATSVAGLKAFINEDFERTVEFIHTHNGRVVVTGIGKSAIIGQKIVATLNSTGTPALFMHAADAIHGDLGMIQVNDAVMVLSKSGESPEIKVLIPLIRNFGNKIIAMVGNTGSFLARNADLVLNTTVSQEACPNNLAPTSSTTAQLVMGDALAVCLMKLKGFTGADFAKYHPGGMLGKQLYLRVGDLSVHNEKPVVETTATLKEVIVEISRKRLGATAVTEKNGTLVGVITDGDVRRMLENTTDLNGIKAIDIAGKNPKTIGEEALAVDALALMRAHNINQLLVTRNGNYAGILHIHDLIREGLI is encoded by the coding sequence ATGAACATCAGGGAGACCGCCCTCAATACAATAGACCTGGAAGCTACATCCGTGGCCGGTTTGAAAGCATTCATCAATGAAGATTTTGAACGGACCGTGGAATTCATTCACACGCACAACGGTCGTGTAGTGGTTACCGGTATCGGCAAAAGCGCCATCATTGGGCAGAAGATCGTGGCCACACTGAACTCCACAGGAACGCCAGCCTTGTTCATGCACGCCGCTGATGCCATTCACGGCGACCTGGGCATGATTCAGGTGAACGATGCCGTTATGGTGCTCAGTAAAAGCGGTGAAAGCCCGGAAATAAAAGTACTGATACCGCTGATACGGAACTTCGGCAATAAGATCATTGCCATGGTGGGGAATACCGGTTCCTTCCTTGCGCGCAATGCCGATCTTGTACTGAATACCACGGTGAGCCAGGAAGCCTGTCCCAACAACCTGGCACCCACCAGCAGCACCACCGCGCAACTGGTGATGGGTGATGCGCTCGCCGTTTGTCTGATGAAGCTGAAGGGCTTCACCGGAGCGGATTTCGCCAAATACCATCCGGGAGGTATGCTCGGAAAACAACTCTACCTGCGGGTGGGCGACCTCTCCGTACACAATGAAAAACCCGTTGTGGAAACCACCGCCACACTCAAAGAAGTGATCGTGGAGATCTCCAGGAAAAGACTCGGTGCCACCGCCGTTACGGAAAAAAACGGTACACTGGTGGGCGTAATCACCGACGGAGACGTGAGAAGAATGCTGGAAAACACCACAGATTTAAACGGTATCAAAGCGATAGATATAGCGGGGAAAAATCCCAAAACCATCGGAGAAGAAGCGCTGGCCGTTGATGCGCTTGCGTTGATGCGCGCCCACAACATCAACCAGCTGCTGGTAACCCGCAACGGAAATTATGCCGGCATATTGCACATCCATGATCTTATCCGGGAAGGCTTGATATAA